The following are encoded in a window of Alosa sapidissima isolate fAloSap1 chromosome 12, fAloSap1.pri, whole genome shotgun sequence genomic DNA:
- the rtca gene encoding RNA 3'-terminal phosphate cyclase, with the protein MAATTFEMDGSVMEGGGQILRLSAALSCIHGTSIKINKIRAGRSTPGLRPQHLMGLELVRDMCTGSLEGAVIGSTEVSLSPGTIKGGSHIADTQTAGSVTLLMQVSMPCALFAQGPSELCLKGGTNAEMAPQIDYTLRVFKPIVERFGVNMDCDLRMRGYYPKGGGEVVLKVNPVKELIPINMMERGHITKIYGRAFTAGVLPSKLAKDMSTAAVRTIRKEIKDLYINIQSLQEKEKACGNGNGIIIIAESSTGCIFAGSALGKKGVYADKVGIEAAEMLLRNVRHNGCVDEFLQDQLIIYMALAKGTSRVRTGPITLHTQTAIHVAEQLTKATFAVRKAEDENANSDTYIIECQGAGVENPNL; encoded by the exons ATGGCCGCAACAACGTTCGAAATGGACGGAAGTGTGATGGAGGGG GGAGGCCAAATTTTGAGATTGTCTGCTGCTCTTAGCTGCATTCACGGCACGTCaatcaaaataaacaaaattcgAGCTGGCAGAAGCACGCCAGGTTTAAg GCCTCAGCACCTGATGGGTCTGGAGCTAGTCAGGGACATGTGCACTGGCAGTTTGGAGGGCGCTGTGATCGGATCCACAGAAGTCAGTCTCTCTCCCGGCACAATCAAGGGGGGCAGCCACATCGCAGACACCCAGACCGCGGG GAGTGTGACACTGCTGATGCAGGTGTCGATGCCGTGTGCCCTCTTTGCCCAGGGTCCCTCTGAGCTCTGCCTGAAGGGCGGCACCAACGCCGAGATGGCGCCCCAGATCGACTACACCCTCAGG GTGTTTAAGCCCATCGTGGAGAGGTTTGGTGTCAACATGGACTGTGACCTGCGGATGAG gggttaCTATCCTAAGGGTGGGGGAGAGGTGGTGCTGAAGGTGAACCCGGTCAAAGAGCTTATCCCCATCAACATGATGGAGCGCGGACACATCACCAAAATCTACGGACGAGCCTTCACAGCCGGAGTCCTGCCCTCCAAG TTGGCTAAGGACATGTCTACGGCGGCGGTGCGCACCATCAGGAAGGAGATCAAGGACCTGTACATCAACATCCAGTCCCtgcaggagaaggagaaggcctGCGGCAACGGCAACGGCATCAT CATCATCGCTGAATCCTCCACCGGCTGCATATTTGCTGGCTCGGCTCTAGGGAAGAAag gtGTGTATGCAGATAAGGTGGGCATTGAAGCTGCTGAGATGCTTCTCAGAAATGTCAGACACAACGGCTGTGTTGACGAGTTCCTACAGgatcag CTCATCATCTACATGGCCCTGGCTAAGGGGACGTCTCGCGTGCGCACCGGGCCCATCACCCTTCACACACAGACCGCCATCCACGTCGCCGAGCAGCTCACCAAG GCCACGTTTGCGGTCCGCAAGGCAGAGGATGAGAACGCCAACAGCGACACCTATATCATCGAGTGCCAGGGAGCAGGCGTGGAGAATCCCAATctttga
- the dbt gene encoding lipoamide acyltransferase component of branched-chain alpha-keto acid dehydrogenase complex, mitochondrial isoform X3, whose product MPNQSDRLNFQASAHQFKRYCSRIRPTRLERPPHAYSITIPTQHRYFRSSCAAAGPVLQFKLSDIGEGIREVTVKEWYVKEGDKVSQFDSICEVQSDKASVTITSRYDGIIRKIYYDIDATALVGMPLVDIETEGGPDVAHEEDVLETPAMSHEEHTHQEIRGHKTHATPAVRRLAMENNIKLSEVVGTGRDGRILKEDILNYLAKQTGAILPPSPFHEIQPPPPGATAAAPKPKEKAPPQPVPPPAMPRPVFTGKDRTEPLKGFHKAMVKTMTAALKIPHFGYCDEVDLTQLVRLRAELKGVAEARGVKLSFMPFFIKAASLGLLHYPILNASLDEACQNITYKASHNVGVAMDTLQGLLVPNVKNVQMLSVFEIATELNRLQNLGTAGQLGAADLTGGTFTLSNIGSIGGTYAKPVILPPEVAIGALGKAQVLPRFNAKDEVVKAHIMNVSWSADHRIIDGATMCRFSNLWKSYLENPAAMVLDLK is encoded by the exons ATGCCCAATCAATCAGATAGGCTCAACTTTCAG GCGTCTGCGCACCAGTTCAAACGGTACTGCTCACGGATTCGGCCGACCCGTCTCGAGCGACCGCCGCATGCCTACTCCATCACAATCCCGACGCAGCACCGATACTTTCGATCCAGTTGTG CGGCGGCTGGACCGGTCTTGCAGTTTAAACTGTCAGACATCGGGGAGGGCATTCGGGAAGTAACCGTAAAGGAATG GTATGTGAAGGAGGGAGACAAGGTGTCTCAGTTCGACAGCATATGTGAGGTCCAGAGTGACAAAGCTTCAGTCACAATCACCAGTCGATACGATGGTATCATACGCAAGATCTACTACGACATCGATGCCACAGCGCTCGTGGGAATGCCGCTGGTTGACATAGAAACCGAGGGTGGACCAG aTGTAGCTCACGAGGAGGACGTTTTAGAGACTCCTGCCATGTCGCacgaggaacacacacaccaggaaatCAGAGGCCACAAGACGCACGCCACACCTGCAGTGAGACGCCTGGCCATGGAGAACAAT ATTAAGCTCAGTGAGGTGGTGGGCACGGGGAGGGACGGCCGCATCCTGAAGGAGGACATCCTCAACTACCTAGCCAAGCAGACGGGCGCCATCCTTCCCCCCTCGCCATTCCACGAGATCCAGCCACCGCCCCCTGGCGCCACCGCTGCTGCCCCCAAACCCAAAGAGAAGGCGCCCCCCCAGCCCGTGCCTCCCCCTGCCATGCCCAGACCCGTCTTCACCGGGAAGGACCGCACAGAACCCCTCAAAG gatTTCACAAGGCCATGGTGAAGACGATGACTGCTGCGCTAAAGATACCCCACTTCGGTTACTGTGACGAGGTCGACTTGACACAGCTAGTGCGACTGAGGGCGGAGCTTAAGGGAGTCGCTGAAGCCCGTGGCGTCAAACTCAGCTTCATGCCCTTCTTCATCAAG gcAGCATCTCTGGGCCTCCTTCACTATCCCATCCTCAACGCGTCTCTGGACGAAGCCTGCCAGAATATCACATACAAG GCATCCCATAATGTGGGTGTAGCCATGGACACGCTTCAGGGGCTCCTGGTGCCCAACGTCAAGAACGTGCAGatgctgagtgtgtttgagaTTGCCACCGAACTCAACCGCCTGCAGAACCTGGGAACCGCGGGACAGCTGGGCGCCGCTGACCTCACCGGCGGAACCTTCACACTCTCCAACATCGGCTCC atcGGAGGCACCTATGCAAAACCAGTCATCCTGCCACCAGAGGTGGCTATTGGAGCTCTGGGGAAAGCTCAG GTGCTGCCCCGGTTTAACGCTAAGGACGAGGTGGTAAAGGCCCACATCATGAACGTCAGCTGGTCAGCGGACCACCGCATCATCGACGGGGCCACCATGTGCCGCTTCTCCAACCTGTGGAAGTCCTACCTGGAGAACCCGGCTGCCATGGTTCTGGACCTTAAATAA
- the dbt gene encoding lipoamide acyltransferase component of branched-chain alpha-keto acid dehydrogenase complex, mitochondrial isoform X1, which produces MSDKLARITPHYLTGLHQQASAHQFKRYCSRIRPTRLERPPHAYSITIPTQHRYFRSSCAAAGPVLQFKLSDIGEGIREVTVKEWYVKEGDKVSQFDSICEVQSDKASVTITSRYDGIIRKIYYDIDATALVGMPLVDIETEGGPDVAHEEDVLETPAMSHEEHTHQEIRGHKTHATPAVRRLAMENNIKLSEVVGTGRDGRILKEDILNYLAKQTGAILPPSPFHEIQPPPPGATAAAPKPKEKAPPQPVPPPAMPRPVFTGKDRTEPLKGFHKAMVKTMTAALKIPHFGYCDEVDLTQLVRLRAELKGVAEARGVKLSFMPFFIKAASLGLLHYPILNASLDEACQNITYKASHNVGVAMDTLQGLLVPNVKNVQMLSVFEIATELNRLQNLGTAGQLGAADLTGGTFTLSNIGSIGGTYAKPVILPPEVAIGALGKAQVLPRFNAKDEVVKAHIMNVSWSADHRIIDGATMCRFSNLWKSYLENPAAMVLDLK; this is translated from the exons ATGTCAGATAAGTTAGCACGGATAACACCCCACTACCTAACGGGATTGCATCAACAA GCGTCTGCGCACCAGTTCAAACGGTACTGCTCACGGATTCGGCCGACCCGTCTCGAGCGACCGCCGCATGCCTACTCCATCACAATCCCGACGCAGCACCGATACTTTCGATCCAGTTGTG CGGCGGCTGGACCGGTCTTGCAGTTTAAACTGTCAGACATCGGGGAGGGCATTCGGGAAGTAACCGTAAAGGAATG GTATGTGAAGGAGGGAGACAAGGTGTCTCAGTTCGACAGCATATGTGAGGTCCAGAGTGACAAAGCTTCAGTCACAATCACCAGTCGATACGATGGTATCATACGCAAGATCTACTACGACATCGATGCCACAGCGCTCGTGGGAATGCCGCTGGTTGACATAGAAACCGAGGGTGGACCAG aTGTAGCTCACGAGGAGGACGTTTTAGAGACTCCTGCCATGTCGCacgaggaacacacacaccaggaaatCAGAGGCCACAAGACGCACGCCACACCTGCAGTGAGACGCCTGGCCATGGAGAACAAT ATTAAGCTCAGTGAGGTGGTGGGCACGGGGAGGGACGGCCGCATCCTGAAGGAGGACATCCTCAACTACCTAGCCAAGCAGACGGGCGCCATCCTTCCCCCCTCGCCATTCCACGAGATCCAGCCACCGCCCCCTGGCGCCACCGCTGCTGCCCCCAAACCCAAAGAGAAGGCGCCCCCCCAGCCCGTGCCTCCCCCTGCCATGCCCAGACCCGTCTTCACCGGGAAGGACCGCACAGAACCCCTCAAAG gatTTCACAAGGCCATGGTGAAGACGATGACTGCTGCGCTAAAGATACCCCACTTCGGTTACTGTGACGAGGTCGACTTGACACAGCTAGTGCGACTGAGGGCGGAGCTTAAGGGAGTCGCTGAAGCCCGTGGCGTCAAACTCAGCTTCATGCCCTTCTTCATCAAG gcAGCATCTCTGGGCCTCCTTCACTATCCCATCCTCAACGCGTCTCTGGACGAAGCCTGCCAGAATATCACATACAAG GCATCCCATAATGTGGGTGTAGCCATGGACACGCTTCAGGGGCTCCTGGTGCCCAACGTCAAGAACGTGCAGatgctgagtgtgtttgagaTTGCCACCGAACTCAACCGCCTGCAGAACCTGGGAACCGCGGGACAGCTGGGCGCCGCTGACCTCACCGGCGGAACCTTCACACTCTCCAACATCGGCTCC atcGGAGGCACCTATGCAAAACCAGTCATCCTGCCACCAGAGGTGGCTATTGGAGCTCTGGGGAAAGCTCAG GTGCTGCCCCGGTTTAACGCTAAGGACGAGGTGGTAAAGGCCCACATCATGAACGTCAGCTGGTCAGCGGACCACCGCATCATCGACGGGGCCACCATGTGCCGCTTCTCCAACCTGTGGAAGTCCTACCTGGAGAACCCGGCTGCCATGGTTCTGGACCTTAAATAA
- the dbt gene encoding lipoamide acyltransferase component of branched-chain alpha-keto acid dehydrogenase complex, mitochondrial isoform X2 gives MAAVITLRGSFTLVRRLASAHQFKRYCSRIRPTRLERPPHAYSITIPTQHRYFRSSCAAAGPVLQFKLSDIGEGIREVTVKEWYVKEGDKVSQFDSICEVQSDKASVTITSRYDGIIRKIYYDIDATALVGMPLVDIETEGGPDVAHEEDVLETPAMSHEEHTHQEIRGHKTHATPAVRRLAMENNIKLSEVVGTGRDGRILKEDILNYLAKQTGAILPPSPFHEIQPPPPGATAAAPKPKEKAPPQPVPPPAMPRPVFTGKDRTEPLKGFHKAMVKTMTAALKIPHFGYCDEVDLTQLVRLRAELKGVAEARGVKLSFMPFFIKAASLGLLHYPILNASLDEACQNITYKASHNVGVAMDTLQGLLVPNVKNVQMLSVFEIATELNRLQNLGTAGQLGAADLTGGTFTLSNIGSIGGTYAKPVILPPEVAIGALGKAQVLPRFNAKDEVVKAHIMNVSWSADHRIIDGATMCRFSNLWKSYLENPAAMVLDLK, from the exons ATGGCTGCCGTTATCACACTGAGAGGTTCATTCACTCTTGTGAGGCGTTTG GCGTCTGCGCACCAGTTCAAACGGTACTGCTCACGGATTCGGCCGACCCGTCTCGAGCGACCGCCGCATGCCTACTCCATCACAATCCCGACGCAGCACCGATACTTTCGATCCAGTTGTG CGGCGGCTGGACCGGTCTTGCAGTTTAAACTGTCAGACATCGGGGAGGGCATTCGGGAAGTAACCGTAAAGGAATG GTATGTGAAGGAGGGAGACAAGGTGTCTCAGTTCGACAGCATATGTGAGGTCCAGAGTGACAAAGCTTCAGTCACAATCACCAGTCGATACGATGGTATCATACGCAAGATCTACTACGACATCGATGCCACAGCGCTCGTGGGAATGCCGCTGGTTGACATAGAAACCGAGGGTGGACCAG aTGTAGCTCACGAGGAGGACGTTTTAGAGACTCCTGCCATGTCGCacgaggaacacacacaccaggaaatCAGAGGCCACAAGACGCACGCCACACCTGCAGTGAGACGCCTGGCCATGGAGAACAAT ATTAAGCTCAGTGAGGTGGTGGGCACGGGGAGGGACGGCCGCATCCTGAAGGAGGACATCCTCAACTACCTAGCCAAGCAGACGGGCGCCATCCTTCCCCCCTCGCCATTCCACGAGATCCAGCCACCGCCCCCTGGCGCCACCGCTGCTGCCCCCAAACCCAAAGAGAAGGCGCCCCCCCAGCCCGTGCCTCCCCCTGCCATGCCCAGACCCGTCTTCACCGGGAAGGACCGCACAGAACCCCTCAAAG gatTTCACAAGGCCATGGTGAAGACGATGACTGCTGCGCTAAAGATACCCCACTTCGGTTACTGTGACGAGGTCGACTTGACACAGCTAGTGCGACTGAGGGCGGAGCTTAAGGGAGTCGCTGAAGCCCGTGGCGTCAAACTCAGCTTCATGCCCTTCTTCATCAAG gcAGCATCTCTGGGCCTCCTTCACTATCCCATCCTCAACGCGTCTCTGGACGAAGCCTGCCAGAATATCACATACAAG GCATCCCATAATGTGGGTGTAGCCATGGACACGCTTCAGGGGCTCCTGGTGCCCAACGTCAAGAACGTGCAGatgctgagtgtgtttgagaTTGCCACCGAACTCAACCGCCTGCAGAACCTGGGAACCGCGGGACAGCTGGGCGCCGCTGACCTCACCGGCGGAACCTTCACACTCTCCAACATCGGCTCC atcGGAGGCACCTATGCAAAACCAGTCATCCTGCCACCAGAGGTGGCTATTGGAGCTCTGGGGAAAGCTCAG GTGCTGCCCCGGTTTAACGCTAAGGACGAGGTGGTAAAGGCCCACATCATGAACGTCAGCTGGTCAGCGGACCACCGCATCATCGACGGGGCCACCATGTGCCGCTTCTCCAACCTGTGGAAGTCCTACCTGGAGAACCCGGCTGCCATGGTTCTGGACCTTAAATAA
- the LOC121678080 gene encoding dynein light chain Tctex-type 5-A, translating to MQEEKQSARKQQSQNDAPRKGKGIFDAPRNGKGILDAGHRAHGCLKFSKSKDALQRQSSTSTVVQETRRRSWLARKESGVHERCPVPKTPSSGNFPNCGNNNLEASGLFQAYQPFPEQRFSTEDAKLVMKSIVEARLAGAEYSSSCSEIARDLADSVRDAAKAQLCDRYKLICFVAIGQVKDCEVTCSSRGIWSPTADTFVEYTFKNDSLFALCILYAVYQE from the coding sequence ATGCAGGAAGAGAAGCAAAGCGCGAGGAAACAACAGTCTCAAAACGATGCGCCACGGAAAGGTAAGGGTATTTTCGACGCTCCAAGGAACGGTAAGGGTATTTTAGATGCGGGACATCGAGCCCATGGGTGCTTGAAATTCAGCAAAAGCAAAGATGCCTTGCAGCGTCAAAGCAGCACTTCGACCGTGGTCCAAGAAACGCGCAGACGGAGCTGGTTAGCCAGAAAAGAGAGTGGAGTTCACGAGCGCTGCCCGGTCCCCAAAACGCCGTCTTCGGGGAACTTTCCCAactgtggcaacaacaatctgGAAGCGTCGGGGCTCTTTCAGGCGTACCAGCCATTCCCCGAACAGCGATTCTCAACAGAGGATGCAAAGTTAGTCATGAAATCAATCGTGGAGGCAAGGCTCGCCGGTGCAGAATACAGCTCATCTTGTTCTGAGATCGCCAGAGATTTGGCAGACAGCGTGAGAGATGCGGCGAAAGCCCAGCTGTGTGATCGGTACAAGCTCATCTGTTTCGTCGCCATCGGGCAGGTGAAGGACTGCGAGGTGACTTGCTCCAGCAGGGGCATATGGAGTCCCACAGCGGACACATTTGTGGAGTATACTTTCAAGAATGACTCCCTGTTTGCGCTTTGCATTCTGTACGCAGTTTATCAAGAATAA